The Diaminobutyricimonas aerilata nucleotide sequence TCGTCCACCGCGGGCTGACAGCTCCTTCTGAAGAAGGGGACACATGACCGAGACACAGGCCAAGAAGCGCAAGTCGCTCTTCGAGCTCATCGGCGACGTTCCCGGCCTCGTCACGGATCTCGTCAAGAGCGAGATCGAGCTCCTCAAAGCGGAGCTCATCGGCAAGCTCAAGGCGATCGGGATCGGGGCCGGCATCCTCGCCGGTGCCGCGGTGGTCGCCTTGCTCTTCGTCGGCGTGCTCTTGACGGCTGCGATCCTCGGTCTCGCCGAGGTGATGCCGGGATGGCTCGCCGCGTTGCTCGTGGCGCTCGTGCTGGCGATCGTCGTCGTGGTGCTCGCGCTCATCGGGCGCAAGAAGCTCATGGAGGGCGTGCCGCCCGTTCCGGAGAAGGCGCTGGAGAGCGTGCGACGCGATCTCGACGCGATCAAGGGAACAGGAAAGAGGACATCAGGTGACCGATCCGGCCCTGCAGGCACGCGCTGAGCGCGTGCGCAACGAATTGGGACACACCCTCGACGCGATCGAGGACAAGCTCAACGTGCAGAAGCAGTTCGAACGGCTGAAGACGAAGGCGAAGTCGAACTACGACGAGCAGCCTGTGCCCTGGATGGTCGGGGCCGGCGCCGTCGCCGCGGTGGTGCTGGGCCTCGTGGCCTGGGCGCTGTTCACCGACGACTGAGTCCGCCGACCGACTCGCGCGACACCGATTTCGGGCGATCGCTCCTCCGGGAGCGGTCGCCCGTTTTTGTTCCTCTCAGCCGGGCGGGGGAGGATAGGGGCATGAGCACGAGCGCTCCGGCGCAGGCCGAACCCGATTCCCCCGAGCTGGGCTACACGCTCTGGGCGGTTCTGCGACGGGATCCCCAGAACCAGGCGATCGTCACGACGCACGCCCTGGCCGCCAGCATCCGACGCGTCGAGGAGCAGGGGGTGACCCTGCGCGGACTGTACGACGTCTCGTCGATGCGCGCGGACGCCGACCTCATGATCTGGTTCCACGGCCCCGACCCGCAGAAGCTGCAGTGGGCGCTGCGCGAGCTGCGCCGGCACAACTCCCTCACCTGGCTCATCCCGAGCTGGGTCGCGATGGGCGTGCACCGCGACGCCGAGTTCACGAGCAACCACCTGCCCGCCTTCATGAAGGGGCACGAGCCGAAGAAGTGGGTCACCGTCTACCCCTTCGTGCGCAGCCACGAGTGGTACCTGCTCCCCGACGATGAGCGCCGCACGATGCTCGGCCAGCACGGACGTAAGGGCGGCCAGTACCCGCAGGTGCTCGCGAACACGGTCGCGAGCTTCGCCCTCGGCGACTACGAGTGGATCCTCGCCCTCGAAGCCGACGAGCTCGTCGACCTCGTCGACCTCATGCGCCACCTGCGTCAGACGGATGCCCGGCGGCACGTCCGCCTCGAGACGCCGTTCTTCACCGGTCGTCGCATCACCGTCGACGAGGTGGAGGAACTGCTCTCGTGACCCCCGAGTCCACCCCGGTCGTGCTCGGCGCGACGCCCGAGGCCGCCTCCGGTGCGCCCCACGTCGAGCAGCCCGTGGCCTACGACGCCATCCTGCTCGCCGGCTTCGGCGGGCCGGAGGGCCAGGACGACGTCATCCCGTTCCTGCGCAACGTGACCCGTGGCCGCGGCATCCCCGACGAACGACTCGAGGAGGTCGCCACCCACTACCGCCACTTCGGCGGCGTGAGCCCGATCAACGCCCAGAACCGGGCGCTGCGCGAGGCGCTCGAGGAGGCGCTGCGTGCGCGCGGCATCGACCTGCCCGTGCTGTGGGGCAATCGCAACTGGGCGCCCTATCTCAGCGACACGGTCGCCGAGGCGGCGGAGCAGGGCCACACGAAGCTCCTCGCGATCGCGACGAGCGCCTACAGCTCCTACTCGAGCTGCCGCCAGTACCGCGAGGACTTCGCCGCGGCGCTCGACGCCGGCGGTCTGCTCGGTCGCGTGCAGATCGACAAGGTGCGCCAGTTCTTCGACCACCCCGGCTTCGTGCAGCCCTTCATCGACGGGGTGCGTGACGCGCTCGACGCCTTCGCCGCCGAGCTGCCCGCGGAGCTCATCCACGTGCTGTTCTCGACCCACAGCATCCCGAACGCGGATGCGGCCAAGAGCGGACCGGCCGAGCGCGGCTTCGGCGAGGGCGGCGCCTACGAGGCGCAGCACCGCGCCGTCGCCGAGGTCGTCATGGCCGCGACCGGTCGCAGCGACATCGGCTGGGACCTCGTCTACCAGAGCCGCTCCGGACCGCCGAGCGTGCCGTGGCTCGAGCCCGACATCAACGACGCGATCACCGACCTCGCCGCGCGCGGTGTGCAGGCCGTCGTGATCGTTCCGCTCGGATTCGTGAGCGACCACATGGAGGTCATGTGGGACCTCGACAACGAGGCGATGCAGACCGCGGCCGAGGTCGGCATCCGCGCGACCCGCGTGCCGACGCCGGGCCTCGACCCCAACTACGTGAACGGCCTCGTCGACCTCCTCGTCGAGCGTCTCGAGGGCACGCCGGTCGAACAGCGCCCGGCCGCCACCGACCTCGGGCCCTGGTACGACGTCTGCCGACCCGGGTGCTGCGAGAACGCGCGCCTCGGGTTCCGCCCCGCCGTGGCGGGGGTGGCTCCGTGAGCGTGCTGCGCATCGGAACGCGGGCGAGCGCCCTCGCCATGGCCCAGACCCGGACGACGGCCGACTCGATCGCCGCGCGCACCGGCGTCGAGATCGAACTCGTTCCGGTCACCACCGAGGGCGACACGTCGACAGCGTCGCTCAAGAACGTGGGCGGCACTGGTGTGTTCGCGAGTGCGCTGCGGGAGGCCCTCCTCGCCGGCGACTGCGACGTCGTCGTGCACTCCTTCAAGGACCTGCCGACCGCTCCGGCCGACGGACTCGTGATCGGCGCGGTGCCCAAGCGCGCGGATGCACGCGACGCGTTGTGCGCCCGGGACGGCCTCACCCTCGACACGCTGCCGGAAGGTGCCCGTGTCGGCACCGGATCGCCGCGACGCCAGGCCCAGCTGCACGCGCGCCGCCCCGACCTCGACGTCGTCGACATCCGCGGCAACATCGACACGCGGCTCGGCCGCGTCGGCGACGACCTCGACGCCGTCGTGCTCGCCGCGGCCGGTCTCGACCGCCTGCACCGTCTGGACGCGGTGACGCAGTACCTCGAACTCGGGCCGTGGCCGACCGCCCCGGCACAGGGCGCGCTCGCGCTCGAGACCCGACGCGGCGAAGAACGCCTCGTCGCCAAGCTCGACCACCGCCCGTCGCACCTCGCCGTCTCGGCCGAGCGCGGGGTGCTCGCTCGCCTCGAGGCCGGCTGCGCGGCCCCGATCGGTGCCCACGCGCTGCTCGAAGACGGGCTGCTGTTCCTCTCCGCGCGCGTCTACGCCCCGGACGGCTCGGGTCACGTCACGAGTTCGCACGCGCTCTACGCCGCCGACGCGAAGCACCCGGCGGGGGAGCTCGCCGAGCGTGTCGCCGACGAGCTGCTGGAGCAGGGCGCCGCGGACCTCGCGCCGCTCGGGGGAACCGCGTGAAGCCGTTGGCCGGATGGCGCGTGCTCGTGCCGCGTGGAGGCAAGTGGGGCGACACCGTCGCCGCGACCCTGCGCAGCCACGGTGCCGTGCCCGTCATCGCCCCGATGATCAACTTCGCGGGCACCGACGACCCGACGGCGCTCGCAAACGCGCTGCACGAGCTGCAGGACGGCCAGTTCGACTGGCTCGTCGTCACGAGCGCGACCACGGTCGACGTGCTCGTGAGCGAACGCACCCGCGTCCCCGAGTCGACGAAGGTCGCCGCCGTCGGTGAGACGACCGCTGCGGCCCTGTCCCTCGCCGGCTACCGCGTGGACTTCATCCCGCAGGGCGACAACTCCGCACGCGGCCTCGTCAAGGAGTGGCCGAAGGCCGACATCCGCGGTCGCGTGCTCATCCCGCAATCCGACATCGCCGAGCCGACGCTCGTCGCCGGCCTCTCGCAACTCGGCTTCGAGGTCGAGTTCATCACCGCCTACCGCACCGTCGGCGTGCCCGTCGCCGAGCAGGTGCGGGCGGATGTCGCGAGCGGCGCGATCGGGGCGATCCTCGTCACCTCCGGGAGCGTCGCCCGTCAGGTCGCCGCGCAGCTCGCGCCGCTGCCGGACTCCACGATCATCGCGTGCATCGGTCCGCGCACCGCGTTCGACGCCCGAGCAGCGGGCCTCGCGGTGCACGTCATCGCCGACGAACGCAGCGCGGGCGGCCTCGTCGAAGCGCTCGTCGAGCACGCCGGAGGTACGCCGTGACCGGTCCCGTCATCCGGCCCCGCCGACTGCGGGACACCCCGGCGATGCGACGGCTCGTCGCCGAGACGCGCCTGCATCCGGCCGAGCTCGTGCTTCCCATGTTCGTGCGCGAGGGCGTCGACGAACCGGTGCCGATCGCGTCGATGCCGGGCGTCGTGCAGCACACGCTCGACTCCCTCAAGCCCGCGCTCGCCGAAGCGGCGGAGGTGGGCATCGGCGGCGTCATGCTCTTCGGCATCCCGGAGACGAAGGATGCGGTCGGCAGCTGCGCGACCGACCCGGACGGCATCCTCAACGCCGCCACCCGCGTCGCCGTCGCCGAGGTGGGCGACGCGCTCGTGGTGCAGACCGACCTGTGCCTCGACGAGTTCACCGACCACGGACACTGCGGCGTGCTCGATGCGCGGGGCGGGGTCGACAACGACGCCACACTCGAGCGCTACCGCGAGATGGCCCTCGTGCAGGCGGAAGCCGGATCCCAGCTGCTCGGGCTCTCGGGCATGATGGACGGCCAGGTCGCCGCAGTGCGCGACGCGCTCGACAGCGCCGGGCGCACCGATGTGGCCCTGCTCGCCTACGCGGCGAAGTACGCGTCCGCGTTCTACGGCCCCTTCCGGGAAGCCGTGCAGTCGTCGCTGCAGGGCGACCGCCGCAGCTACCAGCTCGACTCCGGCAACCGCCGGGAGGGACTCCGCGAGGTCGAACTCGACATCGCCGAGGGTGCCGACATCGTGATGGTGAAGCCCGCGATGAGCTACCTCGACGTGCTCGCCGACACCGCCGCGATGAGCGAGGTGCCCGTCTGGGCATACCAGATCAGCGGCGAGTACGCGATGATCGTCGCCGCCGCGCAGAACGGCTGGATCGACCGCGACGCGGCGATGCTCGAATCGGTGCTCGGCATCCGCCGCGCCGGAGCCGACGCCGTGCTCACCTATTTCGCCGTCGACCTCGCCCGGAGCCTCCGATGACCACGCACCCGACGACGAAGCCCACCCTCACCAACGCCGAGGCGTTCGCGCGGGCCCGCAACTCCATCCCCGGCGGCGTGAACTCGCCCGTGCGGGCGTTCGGCTCCGTCGGCGGCACCCCCCGCTTCCTCGTCTCCGCCCGCGGCCCCTACGTCACCGACGTCGAGGGCCGCGACTACGTCGACCTCGTCGGGTCGTGGGGTCCGGCGCTGCTCGGCCACACCCATCCGGCCGTCGTCGAGGCGGTGCAGCAGGCCGCAGCGCGCGGGCTCTCGTTCGGCGCCTCGACGCCCGGCGAGACCGAGCTCGCCGAGATCATCCGTGCCCGCTACTCGGCGAAGCCGTTCACCGGTCCCGGGTGCCGCAGCGACGAGCGCGACGACGACGACACCCCGCCCATCCGTCCGCTCGAGCGGGTGCGGCTCGTGTCGACCGGCACCGAGGCGACGATGACGGCGATCCGCCTCGCCCGCGGGTTCACCGGACGCGACCTCCTCGTGAAGTTCGCCGGGCACTACCACGGGCACTCCGACTCGCTTCTGGCCGAAGCCGGCTCCGGGCTGGCGACGCTGTCGATGCCCGGATCGGCCGGCATCACCGAGGCGACCGCGGCGCAGACGCTCGTGCTGCCGTACAACGACCTCGACGCGGTGCGCGCGGCGTTCGCCCAGCACGGGGACCGCATCGGCGGCGTCATCGTCGAGGCCGCCGCGGCGAACATGGGCGTCGTGCCCCCGTCGCGCGGGTTCAACCGCGCGCTCTCGCACCTGACCCACGAGATCGGCGCCGTGCTCATCGTCGACGAGGTGCTCACCGGGTTCCGGGCCTCCTCGGCCGGCTGGTGGGGACTCGAGGCGAGCAACATCGTTCCCGACGGCATGGGCTGGAGCCCCGACCTCGTCACGTTCGGCAAGGTCATCGGCGGGGGACTGCCGCTCGCCGCGCTCGGCGGCCGGGCGGACATCCTCGACCGGCTCGCCCCGCTCGGTCCCGTCTATCAGGCGGGCACGCTGAGCGGCAATCCGGTCGCCGTCGCCGCGGGCATCGCGACGATGCGGGCGGCGGATGCGGCCGTCTACGAGCGGGTCGCGTATGTCGCCGACACCCTCGCCGCCGCCCTCTCCGAGGCGCTCGCCGCCGAGGGCGTGGCCCACAGCATCCAGCGCGCCGGCACGCTCTTCTCGGTCGCGTTCCGCGAGGGCGCCCCGCGGAACTACGACGAGGTGCGGCAGCAGGACGCGTTCCGCTATCCCGCTTTCTTCCACGCCGCGCTCGACGCCGGGGTGTCGCTGCCTCCGTCGGTGTTCGAGGCGTGGTTCGTCTCGGCCGCCCACGACGACACGGCGGTGAACCGCATCCTCGAGGTGCTGCCGGTCGCCGCGCGCGCCGCCGCAGCGGCCACCCCGGGGGATGCGGCTCCGGTCGCGCCCACCCCGGAGTCCGCGCAGTAGCTCCCGTATCGAGATCCGCGGGGAGGACAACTCCGCCGGTCGAGTAGGGCGCCCTGGCGCCCGTATGGAGACCTCCCTGCCGGCGACTTCCCGTCGCGGATCGCGGGTGCGAGCCGGCCACACCCGCACTATGCGACGGGAAACCGCCCCGGCGGCCGGCGCGACCCGCGTCAGTGCCGCCGCATCACGCGGCCGTTTTCCACGTGCAACCAGCGGTCGGCGCGCGCCGCCGCGACCGCGTCGTGCGTCGCGTGCACCACCGTGACGCCGCGCGCCGCCTCTTCGAGCAGCACGTCGTGCAGGATGCGCTCGCCGTCGTCGTCGAGGGCCGTCGCCGGTTCGTCGAGCAGCAGGGCGTCGGCGCGTTGCGCGAGTCCCTGGGCGATGAGCACCCGCTGGCGCTGGCCCCCGGAGAGGTCGCCGAACGGACGGCTCCGCAGTGCGTCCACGCCCATCCGCTGCGCGCTCGCGGTGACGAGGTGGCGGTCGATGCGGTGCATCCGGCCCCAGGGTCGCGCCTCCCAGCGGCCCATCGCGACGACATCCGCGACCGTCACCGGCAGGGTCTCGGATGCGCTCGAGCGTTGCGGCACGAAGGCGAGCGAGCGGGGCCGCCGCACCGTGCCGGCGTCCGCCGGCAGCAGGCCGGCGAGGAGCGCGAGCAGCGTGGACTTGCCCGAGCCGTTCGCGCCCGTGACCGCGGTGATCGTGCCAGGGGAGAACTCGAGGTTCAGTCTGCTCAGCACCGGCCGTCCGTCGCGGGAGACGGTCGCGGCGTCGAGCGCGAGGAGAACGGGCATGCGGCCATCGTAGCGCGGGTGATAATCGTTCTCATGTAGGGTCGGGATGGTGATCGCCCTGCTCGAGTCCGCGCTGTTCGCGCCGTTCGGCGCCGCGTTCATGCTGCGCGCGCTGCTCGGAGGGGTGCTCGTCGCGGCCCTCTGTGCCGTGGTCGGAACCTGGGTCGTGGCGCGCGGCATGGCGTTCCTCGGCGAGGCGCTCGCCCACGGAATGCTCCCCGGCGTGGCGCTCGCGACCCTGCTCGGGCTGCCGCCGGTGCTCGGGGCCGCGGTGAGCGCGGCGGGCATGTCCGCCGCGATCGGCGCCCTGAGCCGCCGCCGGTTGAGCGACGACACCGCGATCGGCATCATCTTCGCCGGCATGCTCGCGCTCGGCGTGATCATCGTGTCGCGCTCGCGCAGCTTCGCGACCGACCTCACGGCGATCCTCTTCGGCGACGTGCTCGCCGTCCGCGCCGACGACCTCGCCCTCGTCGGCTCCGCCCTCGCGGCGACGCTCGTGATCGCTATCGCCTTCCACCGGCCGTTCGTCGCGCTCGCGTTCGACCCCGCGAAGGCGGCGACGCTGCGCCTGCGCCCGCGACTGGCCCGCACCGTGCTCGTCGGGCTCGTGACCCTCGCGGTCGTCGCGTCGTACCAGGCCGTCGGCACGCTCCTCGTCGTGGCCCTGCTGCTCGCCCCGGCGGCGACCGCGCGGCACTGGACCCACCGCATCCCGCAGCAGATGGCGCTCGCCGCCGCCCTCGGTGCCGTGTGGGCCTACGCCGGGCTGCTCGTCTCGTGGCACGCCGGCACCGCGGCGGGCGCGTCGATCGCCCTTACGGCCGTCACCGGATTCCTCGCCTCGCTCGCCCTGCGCCCCGCCGTGGTTGCCCTCCGGCGCCCGCGTGAGCATCCCGTTCCCGCTCCCCGACCCGGAAAGGTCATCCCGTGAAACGCCTGACGCCCGCTCTGCTCGCCCTGGCCGCCGTGACGCTCACCTCCGCGTGCGCGACGACCACGCCGGCGCCGGCGGACACCCCGTCCGCCGGCCACGGCTACATCCCCGGCGCGGAGGAGATGCCCGAGCCGCAGCTGCGCGTCATCACCGTCGACGACGACGGCTCCACCGCATCCATCGACCTGCTGACCGGGGACGAGGTGGACGTCGCCGACCTCGGTGCGCCGGGCGACATCGTCACCGACGGTCGGTTCGTGTTCGCCACGACCGATGCGGGCGTCGAGGTGCTCGACAGCGGCGTGTGGACACGCCCGCACGGTGACCACTCGCACTACTACCGCGCCGACTCGCGCCGCGTCGGTGTCGTGAAGGGCGACGGAGCGGCTCGTGTCGCATCCGACCGCCGCACCGTCGTGATCGCCTTCGACGATGAGGCCGTCGTGCTCGAGGCCGCCGCGCTCGCCGACGGCGGGCTGGGCGATCCGCGCCGCGTCGACCTCGACCCCGGCGCGGTCGCGGCGCCGTTCGGCGACCACCTCGTCGTGGGCGAGTCGGATGCGGTGCGGGTGCAGGATGCGGACGGCGCGGTCGTCGCCGAGGCGCCCTGCGCGGCACCCGCCGGGTCGTTCCCCACCCGCGCGGGCCTCGTCATCGGGTGCGCCGAGGGGGCCCTGCTCGTCACCGAGGGCGAGACCGCGCCCGTAGTCGAGCCCGTTCCCTACCCGGCTCCCGTCGTCGACGCGGACCGGGCGCGGGACTTCGCGGCACGGGCCGACCGCCCCTCGGTCGCCGCCCCGGCCGGCATCACCGGGGTGTGGCTGCTCGACGCGCGCGAGCGCGCCTGGATGCGCATCCCGACCGAGGCGCCCGTGATCGCCGCGAGCGCGGTGGGCGACGACGACGAGACGGTGCTCGCCGTCGACGCGACCGGGCGGCTGCTTGTGCTCGACGGCCTCGGCGGCACCCTGCTCGCCGCGACGGAGCCGCTCGTGGCCGAGTCGGTCGCCGACCCTGCGCTCGCGGCGGGGGTGACGCTCGAGGTCGACGCGCAGCGGGCGTACCTCAACGACCCCGCGGGCGGGCGCGTGCTCGAGATCGACTACCGCGACGGCGGACGCGTCGCCCGGGAGTTCCGGATGCCGCACACTCCGCTGTTCCTGGCGGAGGTCGGCCGGTGAACCGCGCGTGGGGCGCCCTGCTGATCGCGATCGGGGTCGCGGCCGGACTGGTCGGTTGCGACGCCGTCACGCAGGGCGGGCCGCGCATCGTGGCGACGACGAACATCCTCGGAGACGTCGCGCAGAACGTGGTGGGCGACGCCGTCGAGGTGGTCACGCTCATGCCGCCGGGCGCCGATCCGCACTCGTTCGAGATCTCGGCGCAGGAGGCGGCCATGCTGCGCGACGCCGACCTCATCATCTCGAACGGCCTCGGCCTCGAGGAGGGGGTGCAGCACCACGTCGACGCCGCGGTGGAGGACGGCGTGCCGACGTTCGTCGCCGGCGACCACGTCTCGGTGCTCGAGTTCGCCACCGACGACGCCTCCGGCCCCGACCCGCACTTCTGGACGGACCCGGCCCGCGTGACGGAGCTGCTGGGTCCGCTCGCCGACGCGATCGCCGAGCACGTGCCCGGCGTCGACGCCGTCGCGCTCGCGGAATCGGCCGAGGTGTACGCGGCGCAGGTCGCCGAGCTGGATGCGGACCTCGAGGCCGCCTTCGCCGCGCTGCCCAGCGAACGCCGTCGGCTGGTCACGAACCACCACGTGTTCGGGTACCTCGCCGAGCGCTACGACTTCGAGGTCATCGGCGCGGTGCTGCCCAGCGGAACGACCCTCGCCGCGCCGAGCGCGAGCGACCTCGAGGAGCTCGCGTCGGCCATCCGTGACGCGGGGGTGCCCGCGATCTTCGCCGACTCGTCGCAACCGGCCCGCGTCGCCGAGGTGCTCGCCGAGGAGGCGGGCGTCGAGGTCGAGATCGTGTCGCTGTTCACCGAGTCGCTGAGTGGCGCGGGCGAGGGTGCGGAGACGTACCTCGAGATGATGCGCACGAACGGCGAGCGGATCGCGTCGGCGCTGCGCTGATGATCGACTTGCTTAATGAAAACGCTTATCAATAGAGTCGGCATCATGAGACATTCCCGCACCGCCACCACCGCAGCCGCTGCCTTCGCGGCGGTCGTCGGCCTCACCCTCGCCGGGTGCGCCGCGACCGACGATGCGAACGAGCCTGCCGCCGACTCCTCGACCACCACCCCGAGCCCGCAGATCGCCCTCACCTACGACGGCGGGCTGCTCGTGCTCGACGCCGAGACGCTCGAGGTCGCCGGCGACCTGCCGATCGAGGGGTTCACGCGCGTCAACCCGTCCGGCAACGACCGCCACATCATGGTCACGACGACCGAGGGATTCCGCGTGCTCGACACCGGCGCCGGGATCGACGAGCCGGAGCTCACCGACCTCGTCTTCGAGGCGAGCGAGGCCGGCCACGTCGTCCGCCACGCCGACCGCACGGTGCTCTTCGCCGACGGCACCGGCGACATCACCCTGTTCGACACCGCGGACCTGAACTCCGACGAGCTGCCCGAGACCGAGACGGTGGAGTCGGAGGCGGCCCACCACGGCGTCGCGATCGAGCTCGAGGACGGCACCCTGCTGTCGACCATCGGCACGCCCGACTCCCGCACCGGCGCCCGCGTCCTCGACCCGTCCGGCGCCGAGATCGCCCGCAATGAGGACTGCCCCGCCGTGCACGGCGAGGGCACCGCGGCCGACGAGGTCGTCGTGTTCGGCTGCGAGAACGGCGTGCTCGTCTACACCGACGGCGCGTTCACCAAGATCCCCGCACCCGACGCGTACGGCCGGATGGGCAACGCCTACGTCACCGAGACCTCGCCGATCGCGGTCGGCGACTACAACTCCGACCCCGACTCCGAGGGCTACCTCCTGTCGGAGCTCACCCTCATCGACACGGTCGCGCTCACCTCGACCGTCGTCGACCTCCCCGAGGGCGTCGAGTACACCTGGCGCGGCGTGAGCCGCGGCCCGCAGGACGAGATCGTGCTGCTGAGCGCCGACGGCACCCTCAACCTTCTCGACGAGACCACCGGCGAGGTCACCGAGTCGTGGTCGGTCATCGACCCGTGGGAGAGTCCCGTCGAGTGGCAGGACGCCCACCCGGCCCTCACCGTGCACGACGGCATCGCGTACGTGACCGAGCCGGCCGCCGACCGCATCCTCGCCGTCGATCTCGCGACCGGTGAGACCGTCGCCGAGGGCGACCTGCCGGCCACCCCCAACGAGATCGCCATCACCGGCTGACCCTGACGCGTATGCGGGTGCACCGGTTTCCCGTCAGTAGACGCCCTCATCGCGGCGGCGAAAGGGCATCTACTGACGGGAAACGGCGATCCGGGGGTCAGTCGCAGAGCGCCGTGTCGACGGCGGCGTTCACCTGCTGGGCGAGGGCGATGGCGGACTCCTCCTCGGGCGAGACGGCACTCGGCAGCGCCGTGACGGCGACGGTCACCGCGCGACCGTCCTCCGTCGCCCCGTTGCGCGTCTCGAAGCCGGAGATGTCGCCGCCGTGGCCCCACGCCACGCCGCCACAGCTGAGCGGATAGCTCATGAGCCCCAGCCCGTAGCGGGCACCGGCCCAGAGGTCGTCGGCGGGCACGGTGGTGCGCATCTCGTCGAGCATCGCCGCGTCGAGGAGCTCGCCGTCGAGCAGGGCTCGCGTGAAGGTGTTCAGGTCGCTCGGGGTCGCGACGATCGCCCCCGCGGCACCCGCCCAGCCGGGATCCGTCTCGGTGATGTCGACCAGCTCGCCGTCGGCGTCGCGGTGGTAACCGCGCGGGTGCGGCTCGGGAAGGGTGCGCTCGCCCTCCGCCGGATACACCGTGTGCTCGAGGTCGAGCGGTTCGAGGATGCGGTCGGCGATCTGCTCGCGCAGCGGCCGCCCGGTCAGCTTCTCGATGAGCAGCCCCGCGACGGTGTAGTTGGTGTTGCTGTAGCTCCAGCGCTCGCCGGGGGCGAAGTCCGCCGGCATGGTGAGCGCGAGATCGATGAGGTCGCGTGCCGAGAGGTACCGGTCGCGGATGGCCAGCAGATCGGTCGCGAGCGCGGTCGTGTAGCTCGGCAGTCCGCTGGTGTGCTGCAGCAGGTTCCGCACCGTGATGCGCGAGGCGTCGATCCCGTCGCCGACGAGCAGCCCGGGCAGGTACGTCTCGATCGACTCGTCGAGGTCGACGAGGCCCTCCTCGACGAGTTGCAGCACCACGACGGCGACGTAGGTCTTCGTGTTGCTGCCCATCCGCACGTACCCGTCGGCCGGCACCGGCTCATCCGTGCCGCGTTCGGATGCGCCCGCGACGTACTCGGTGGTGTCGCCCCGGCCATCCGTGACCGTCGCGAGCGCACCGGGGAAGCCGTCGTCGACGAGCCCCTCGAGGCTGCGCTGCACCGCCGTCGACGACGCGGGCGGGGGTGAGCCGAACGCGCCGAACGCTCCCGCGAGGGTCGCGGTGAGCCCGATGGCGATAGCGGATGCGCCGACCGCGAGCGAGACCTTCTTCGTGCGAGTGTCCATGGGAT carries:
- a CDS encoding DUF3618 domain-containing protein — protein: MTDPALQARAERVRNELGHTLDAIEDKLNVQKQFERLKTKAKSNYDEQPVPWMVGAGAVAAVVLGLVAWALFTDD
- the hemB gene encoding porphobilinogen synthase, coding for MTGPVIRPRRLRDTPAMRRLVAETRLHPAELVLPMFVREGVDEPVPIASMPGVVQHTLDSLKPALAEAAEVGIGGVMLFGIPETKDAVGSCATDPDGILNAATRVAVAEVGDALVVQTDLCLDEFTDHGHCGVLDARGGVDNDATLERYREMALVQAEAGSQLLGLSGMMDGQVAAVRDALDSAGRTDVALLAYAAKYASAFYGPFREAVQSSLQGDRRSYQLDSGNRREGLREVELDIAEGADIVMVKPAMSYLDVLADTAAMSEVPVWAYQISGEYAMIVAAAQNGWIDRDAAMLESVLGIRRAGADAVLTYFAVDLARSLR
- the hemL gene encoding glutamate-1-semialdehyde 2,1-aminomutase, producing MTTHPTTKPTLTNAEAFARARNSIPGGVNSPVRAFGSVGGTPRFLVSARGPYVTDVEGRDYVDLVGSWGPALLGHTHPAVVEAVQQAAARGLSFGASTPGETELAEIIRARYSAKPFTGPGCRSDERDDDDTPPIRPLERVRLVSTGTEATMTAIRLARGFTGRDLLVKFAGHYHGHSDSLLAEAGSGLATLSMPGSAGITEATAAQTLVLPYNDLDAVRAAFAQHGDRIGGVIVEAAAANMGVVPPSRGFNRALSHLTHEIGAVLIVDEVLTGFRASSAGWWGLEASNIVPDGMGWSPDLVTFGKVIGGGLPLAALGGRADILDRLAPLGPVYQAGTLSGNPVAVAAGIATMRAADAAVYERVAYVADTLAAALSEALAAEGVAHSIQRAGTLFSVAFREGAPRNYDEVRQQDAFRYPAFFHAALDAGVSLPPSVFEAWFVSAAHDDTAVNRILEVLPVAARAAAAATPGDAAPVAPTPESAQ
- a CDS encoding ferrochelatase translates to MTPESTPVVLGATPEAASGAPHVEQPVAYDAILLAGFGGPEGQDDVIPFLRNVTRGRGIPDERLEEVATHYRHFGGVSPINAQNRALREALEEALRARGIDLPVLWGNRNWAPYLSDTVAEAAEQGHTKLLAIATSAYSSYSSCRQYREDFAAALDAGGLLGRVQIDKVRQFFDHPGFVQPFIDGVRDALDAFAAELPAELIHVLFSTHSIPNADAAKSGPAERGFGEGGAYEAQHRAVAEVVMAATGRSDIGWDLVYQSRSGPPSVPWLEPDINDAITDLAARGVQAVVIVPLGFVSDHMEVMWDLDNEAMQTAAEVGIRATRVPTPGLDPNYVNGLVDLLVERLEGTPVEQRPAATDLGPWYDVCRPGCCENARLGFRPAVAGVAP
- the hemQ gene encoding hydrogen peroxide-dependent heme synthase; its protein translation is MSTSAPAQAEPDSPELGYTLWAVLRRDPQNQAIVTTHALAASIRRVEEQGVTLRGLYDVSSMRADADLMIWFHGPDPQKLQWALRELRRHNSLTWLIPSWVAMGVHRDAEFTSNHLPAFMKGHEPKKWVTVYPFVRSHEWYLLPDDERRTMLGQHGRKGGQYPQVLANTVASFALGDYEWILALEADELVDLVDLMRHLRQTDARRHVRLETPFFTGRRITVDEVEELLS
- a CDS encoding uroporphyrinogen-III synthase, which codes for MKPLAGWRVLVPRGGKWGDTVAATLRSHGAVPVIAPMINFAGTDDPTALANALHELQDGQFDWLVVTSATTVDVLVSERTRVPESTKVAAVGETTAAALSLAGYRVDFIPQGDNSARGLVKEWPKADIRGRVLIPQSDIAEPTLVAGLSQLGFEVEFITAYRTVGVPVAEQVRADVASGAIGAILVTSGSVARQVAAQLAPLPDSTIIACIGPRTAFDARAAGLAVHVIADERSAGGLVEALVEHAGGTP
- the hemC gene encoding hydroxymethylbilane synthase, which produces MAQTRTTADSIAARTGVEIELVPVTTEGDTSTASLKNVGGTGVFASALREALLAGDCDVVVHSFKDLPTAPADGLVIGAVPKRADARDALCARDGLTLDTLPEGARVGTGSPRRQAQLHARRPDLDVVDIRGNIDTRLGRVGDDLDAVVLAAAGLDRLHRLDAVTQYLELGPWPTAPAQGALALETRRGEERLVAKLDHRPSHLAVSAERGVLARLEAGCAAPIGAHALLEDGLLFLSARVYAPDGSGHVTSSHALYAADAKHPAGELAERVADELLEQGAADLAPLGGTA
- the aztA gene encoding zinc ABC transporter ATP-binding protein AztA, with the translated sequence MPVLLALDAATVSRDGRPVLSRLNLEFSPGTITAVTGANGSGKSTLLALLAGLLPADAGTVRRPRSLAFVPQRSSASETLPVTVADVVAMGRWEARPWGRMHRIDRHLVTASAQRMGVDALRSRPFGDLSGGQRQRVLIAQGLAQRADALLLDEPATALDDDGERILHDVLLEEAARGVTVVHATHDAVAAARADRWLHVENGRVMRRH
- a CDS encoding phage holin family protein codes for the protein MTETQAKKRKSLFELIGDVPGLVTDLVKSEIELLKAELIGKLKAIGIGAGILAGAAVVALLFVGVLLTAAILGLAEVMPGWLAALLVALVLAIVVVVLALIGRKKLMEGVPPVPEKALESVRRDLDAIKGTGKRTSGDRSGPAGTR